One stretch of Fictibacillus sp. b24 DNA includes these proteins:
- a CDS encoding site-2 protease family protein, producing the protein MFGFEDVWKFFFSFFLVLPIVTFIHEAGHLFFGKITGGKVSIHIGSGNRLFKIGPCNVRKLYFWDGWCEYENLKNHTRRHLVLVYLGGPLFTILSMLIVNMLIYMKVFEPGIFTYQFVYFSFYFVFFSLIPIEQNGYPTDGKAAWDVLKQKTLKNNPLG; encoded by the coding sequence ATGTTTGGTTTTGAAGATGTTTGGAAGTTTTTCTTTTCATTCTTTCTCGTTTTACCGATCGTTACGTTTATTCACGAAGCAGGTCATCTCTTTTTCGGAAAAATAACGGGTGGCAAAGTCAGCATTCATATCGGAAGTGGAAATAGACTGTTTAAGATTGGTCCCTGTAACGTTCGCAAATTGTATTTTTGGGACGGCTGGTGTGAATATGAAAATTTGAAAAATCATACACGCAGACACCTCGTGTTAGTGTATTTGGGTGGACCATTATTTACGATTCTGAGCATGCTGATCGTGAACATGCTGATCTATATGAAAGTATTTGAACCGGGCATCTTCACTTACCAATTTGTGTACTTTTCCTTTTATTTCGTCTTTTTCTCTCTGATTCCAATTGAGCAAAACGGATATCCGACAGATGGGAAAGCGGCGTGGGATGTATTAAAACAGAAGACGCTGAAAAATAACCCTCTCGGTTAA
- a CDS encoding DMT family transporter — protein MKPIWLGIAAAFFFGVTFILNRSMDLSGGSWHWSAALRFFYMVPLLWIIVWMRGNVRPVFEELRARFGTWFLWSSVGFVLFYAPITYAAGFGEAWLVAATWQITIVAGSLLVPFFYEGEGKNKAGASRQKIPFKGLGFSVIILAGVALVQVQEASGVNGSAWLNVVLPVLIAAIAYPLGNRKMMFVTNKRLDAFQRAFGMTIASLPWWIVLAVVGWLESGPPTNDQLWQTFLVAISSGVIATVLFFQATDLCANNPVKLAGVEATQSAEIIFVLAGEMWLLSIASPTFISMLGVIIIMLGMFLHSYYGKTEVVQKKSMKLAK, from the coding sequence ATGAAACCGATATGGCTTGGTATTGCGGCAGCCTTTTTCTTTGGGGTGACGTTCATATTGAATCGTTCAATGGATTTATCGGGCGGAAGCTGGCATTGGAGTGCGGCCCTTCGCTTTTTTTACATGGTTCCACTTTTATGGATCATCGTTTGGATGCGTGGAAACGTGCGTCCTGTTTTTGAAGAGTTACGAGCTCGGTTTGGCACGTGGTTTTTATGGAGTTCGGTTGGGTTTGTGCTCTTTTATGCGCCGATTACGTATGCAGCTGGCTTTGGCGAAGCATGGCTCGTAGCGGCGACTTGGCAGATTACGATTGTAGCAGGATCTCTTCTTGTTCCGTTCTTTTATGAAGGAGAAGGAAAGAATAAAGCAGGTGCGTCAAGGCAAAAAATACCGTTTAAAGGTCTAGGGTTTTCTGTCATTATTTTAGCAGGAGTCGCACTCGTTCAAGTGCAAGAAGCGAGCGGGGTGAATGGATCGGCTTGGCTGAACGTTGTACTGCCGGTTTTAATTGCCGCAATCGCTTATCCGCTCGGCAACCGAAAGATGATGTTCGTGACCAACAAACGGCTTGATGCGTTTCAGCGTGCGTTCGGCATGACGATAGCCTCATTGCCGTGGTGGATTGTTTTGGCTGTGGTCGGCTGGCTCGAAAGCGGACCGCCAACGAATGATCAGCTGTGGCAGACGTTTTTAGTGGCAATCTCGTCAGGTGTCATCGCAACCGTACTCTTTTTCCAAGCAACCGACCTTTGCGCGAACAACCCTGTGAAACTGGCAGGTGTGGAAGCTACGCAATCAGCAGAAATTATTTTCGTGCTAGCAGGTGAGATGTGGTTGTTATCGATTGCGAGCCCAACTTTCATTTCAATGCTCGGCGTTATCATCATCATGCTGGGCATGTTTTTACACAGCTATTATGGAAAAACAGAGGTCGTTCAAAAAAAATCTATGAAACTTGCAAAATGA